In a genomic window of Macrobrachium rosenbergii isolate ZJJX-2024 chromosome 44, ASM4041242v1, whole genome shotgun sequence:
- the LOC136829371 gene encoding mite allergen Der p 3-like: protein MSPSLSDPRKVLVILVLAVLAARTYAHFGSCEDHTPSCAKWKAWGFCETNLQFMAFNCPVTCNICLDPGCFDRNHHCPLWARRGFCRLRRDVQQTCPHSCDMCKVPEFLTASPTAKSITMPDFGCGKPVETPGASAGRRKRQIIFPGELPAVRRTPMRNVPRGTAALAGGPPRPMAGGVVSVNETFCGATLIHERYLLTAAHCVLDPDRPVRTVRLGELDFSRDNEEFSKPVDYRVKLITVHPEFKPNSLERYNDLALIETEDKVQFNDVVYPFCLSDTRPANDATVTGSGFGFTNNTNRPTHVQEAILKVVDSKQCEELYNSEGLGQSLRALYPQSIQGRDVICAAFPGRDACEGDSGGPLFHDVGGRRFLVGVIAQGISCRGNGVASLPGFYVSVAEHIDFINSVIYSE, encoded by the exons ATGTCGCCCAGTCTGAGTGATCCTCGAAAAGTGTTGGTCATCCTGGTCCTGGCAGTGTTGGCTGCTCGTACTTACGCACATTTTG gaagctGTGAGGACCACACGCCGTCATGTGCCAAATGGAAAGCCTGGGGATTCTGCGAAACCAATTTGCAATTCATGGCCTTCAATTGTCCAGTAACCTGTAATATCTGTTTGG ATCCCGGATGCTTCGACCGAAACCACCACTGTCCCTTGTGGGCGAGGAGGGGCTTTTGCCGTCTCCGGCGTGACGTCCAGCAGACGTGCCCCCACTCCTGTGACATGTGCAAGGTTCCAGAGTTTCTGACGGCCTCTCCCACAGCCAAGAGCATCACAATGCCCGATTTCG gaTGTGGAAAGCCGGTGGAGACTCCCGGGGCTTCAGCAGGTAGACGAAAACGGCAGATAATTTTCCCAGGTGAACTGCCGGCTGTTCGGCGCACGCCAATG cgaaatGTACCAAGAGGAACAGCAGCGCTTGCag GTGGCCCGCCTAGACCTATGGCTGGTGGGGTTGTTAGCGTCAACGAAACATTTTGTGGGGCAACTCTCATCCATGAAAGATACCTGCTAACGGCTGCACACTGCGTGCTTGATCCTGACAGACC TGTGAGAACAGTTCGTCTGGGTGAATTGGATTTCTCAAGGGATAACGAGGAATTTTCAAAGCCAGTGGATTACAGAGTGAAACTTATCACAGTTCACCCGGAATTCAA GCCAAATTCCTTAGAGCGATACAACGACCTCGCCCTTATAGAAACAGAGGATAAGGTTCAGTTCAACGACGTCGTTTATCCTTTCTGCCTTTCCGACACCAGACCGGCGAATGATGCCACAGTGACCGGGTCGGGATTTGGATTTACAAATAACA CCAATCGCCCCACCCACGTCCAAGAAGCCATCCTGAAGGTGGTGGATTCGAAACAGTGCGAGGAGCTTTACAACAGCGAAGGCCTAGGGCAATCTCTCAGGGCACTTTATCCTCAGTCTATCCAGGGCAGGGACGTTATCTGCGCGGCGTTCCCAGGGAGAGATGCTTGTGAG GGGGACTCCGGAGGACCTCTCTTCCATGACGTGGGTGGACGGCGGTTCCTCGTCGGTGTCATAGCTCAGGGCATTTCTTGTCGGGGCAACGGCGTCGCCAGCTTGCCTGGTTTCTACGTCAGCGTGGCAGAGCACATAGATTTCATCAACAGCGTCATTTACTCAGAATAA